From a region of the Oryzias melastigma strain HK-1 linkage group LG4, ASM292280v2, whole genome shotgun sequence genome:
- the crtc1b gene encoding CREB-regulated transcription coactivator 1b, with product MASSNNPRKFSEKIALHNQKQAEETAAFEEVMKDLNITRAARLQLQKTQYLQLGQNRGQYYGGSLPNVNQIGNGNIDLPFQNSVLDTSRTTRHHGLVDRVYRDRNRITSPHRRPLLVDKHGRQIDSCPYSSVYLSPPPDTSWRRTNSDSALHQSAMNPKPQESFSGGSQELQPKRVLLLTVPGTENSESDADRDAQEQLWDDKKDDGSKPNTCDVPGINIFPSPDQELNPSVLPAAHNTGGSLPDLTNIQFPPPLSTPLDPDDTVSFPSLSSANSTGSLTTNLTHLGISAGSHGISTPSQPTMTVSAQRRQPPVMPLTLTSDLHLQQSSQQLSPTLSSPVNITQAVPTESLTLEQQLAQYPLLNQLTAQAQAQLLNEIQKQQGIPQGIQLITLPTLVSSGSATASSPSPDSQTTASITVSSYRNQTGSPATQSPTSPVSNQGFSPGGSPQHIPVVGSIFGDSFYDQQLASRQTNALSHQLEQFNMIESPISSSSLFNQCSTLNYTQAAMMGLTGSTLQDSQQLGYSSHGNIPNIILTVTGESPPSLSKELTNSLAGVGDVSFDADSQFPLDELKIDPLTLDGLHMLNDPDMVLTDPATEDTFRMDRL from the exons aTGGCGTCCTCGAATAATCCTCGCAAATTTAGCGAAAAAATCGCTTTGCATAATCAGAAACAGGCGGAGGAGACGGCCGCGTTTGAAGAAGTGATGAAGGACCTGAACATCACCAGAGCCGCGCGG TTGCAGTTACAGAAGACCCAGTATTTGCAACTAGGGCAGAATCGTGGACAGTACTATGGAGGCTCACTGCCCAATGTCAATCAGATTGGAAATGGCAACATTGACCTGCCTTTTCAG AACTCGGTACTGGATACCAGTCGTACAACCAGGCACCACGGGTTGGTGGACCGTGTTTATCGTGACCGGAACCGCATCACATCCCCTCACCGCCGCCCACTTTTAGTTGACAAACATGGCCGCCAA ATTGACAGCTGTCCCTACAGCTCAGTTTATCTCTCCCCACCACCAGACACAAGCTGGAGAAG GACAAATTCAGACTCTGCCTTGCACCAGAGCGCCATGAATCCAAAGCCCCAGGAGTCGTTTTCCGGGGGGTCACAGGAGCTGCAGCCTAAACGAG TGCTGCTGCTAACTGTTCCTGGAACGGAGAATTCCGAGTCGGATGCAGACAGGGATGCGCAGGAACAGTTGTGGGATGACAAGAAG GATGACGGATCGAAGCCAAACACATGTGACGTCCCAGGAATTAA CATATTTCCATCACCAGACCAGGAGCTAAACCCATCTGTGCTCCCTGCTGCACACAACACCGGCGGTTCCCTGCCCGACTTGACCAACATTCAGTTCCCTCCTCCTCTGTCGACTCCTCTGGACCCGGATGACACCGTATCCTTCCCCTCCCTCAGCTCGGCTAACAGCACAGGCAGCCTGACCACCAACCTGACCCACTTGGGGATCAGTGCTGGCAGCCACG GGATCTCCACCCCCTCCCAGCCCACCATGACAGTTTCTGCACAACGCCGGCAGCCACCCGTGATGCCACTCaccctgacctctgacctccatcTTCAACAGTCCTCGCAGCAGCTCTCGCCCACCCTCTCCTCACCTGTAAACATCACACAG GCGGTACCAACAGAGTCGTTAACCCTGGAACAGCAGCTTGCCCAGTACCCCCTCCTCAACCAGCTGACCGCTCAGGCCCAGGCTCAGCTCCTCAACGAAATCCAGAAGCAGCAGGGCATCCCGCAGGGCATCCAGCTCATCACCCTGCCAACCCTCGTTTCCTCTGGTTCAGCCACTGCAAGCAGCCCGTCTCCGGACAGCCAGACCACCGCCAGCATCACAGTCAGCTCG TACCGCAATCAGACTGGCTCACCAGCCACTCAGTCTCCAACCTCCCCAGTCTCCAATCAAGGCTTCTCCCCTGGAGGCTCGCCTCAA CACATTCCTGTGGTGGGCAGTATTTTCGGAGACTCCTTTTATGATCAGCAGCTGGCGTCGAGGCAGACCAACGCTCTTTCTCACCAG TTGGAGCAGTTCAACATGATCGAGAGTCCCATCAGTTCGTCCAGCCTCTTCAACCAGTGCTCCACGCTCAACTACACTCAAGCTGCAATGATGGGCCTCACCGGGAGCACCCTTCAAGACTCGCAGCAGCTTGGCTACAGTAGCCATGGCAACATCCCCAACATAATCCTAACAG TCACAGGAGAGTCTCCTCCAAGCCTCTCCAAAGAGCTCACCAACTCTCTGGCGGGCGTCGGCGACGTCAGCTTCGACGCAGACTCCCAGTTCCCTCTGGACGAGCTGAAGATCGACCCCCTCACCCTGGACGGACTGCACATGCTCAATGATCCAGACATGGTACTCACCGACCCCGCCACCGAGGACACATTCAGGATGGACAGGCTGTGA
- the klhl26 gene encoding kelch-like protein 26 isoform X2, whose amino-acid sequence MANKNSTLRCSFSAPSHSATLLQGLSVLRAQGQLLDVVLAVNEEHFQVHKAVLAACSDYFRAMFTGGMRESTQDTIELKGLSARGLKHIIDFAYSSEVTLDLECIQDVLGAAVFLQMVPVVELCEEFLKSAMSVETCLHIGQMATTFSLSSLKESVDAFTFRHFLQIAEEEDFLHIPLERLIFFLQSNKLKNCREIDLFRAAVRWLQYDKSRRALASSVLCHVRFPLMRSSELVDSVQTVDIMVEDVLCRQYLLEAFNYQILPFRQHEMQSVRTLIRSDVMSLITFGGTPYTDNDRTVSTKVYYLPDSASRQFKELTELETGCSHACVAVLDNFVYIVGGQQLQYRSGEGAVDSCFRYDPHLNQWLRIQSLQEARIQFQLSVLQGKLYTTGGRNRSGSLSSVECYCPKKNEWSFVEPLKRRIWGHAGTAFGERLYVSGGYGVSVDDKKTLHCYDPGSDQWNFRAPMNEPRVLHAMVSTRDRVYALGGRMDHVDRCFDVLAVEYYIPDNDQWTTVTPMRAGQSEAGCCLLDGKIYIIGGYNWHLNNVTSIVQVYNTQTDEWERDLHFPESFAGIACTPLKLPQNDTQS is encoded by the exons ATGGCTAACAAGAATAGCACGCTGCGCTGCTCCTTCTCCGCTCCCAGCCACAGCGCCACGCTCCTCCAGGGCTTGTCGGTTTTGCGAGCTCAGGGTCAACTTCTGGACGTTGTGTTGGCTGTAAACGAAGAGCATTTCCAGGTCCATAAAGCTGTGCTTGCCGCCTGTAGTGATTACTTCAG AGCTATGTTTACTGGAGGCATGAGGGAGTCGACCCAAGATACCATTGAGCTGAAGGGCTTGTCTGCTCGGGGGCTCAAGCATATCATCGACTTTGCCTACAGCTCTGAAGTCACCTTAGACCTGGAATGCATTCAGGATGTCCTCGGGGCAGCTGTGTTCCTCCAGATGGTTCCAGTCGTCGAGCTCTGTGAAGAATTCCTCAAATCAGCCATGAGCGTGGAGACCTGCCTTCACATCGGACAGATGGCCACCACGTTCAGCTTGTCTTCCCTCAAAGAGTCGGTGGATGCCTTTACCTTCCGCCACTTCCTGCAGATTGCAGAGGAGGAGGACTTCCTGCACATTCCCCTGGAGCGGCTCATCTTCTTCCTTCAGAGCAACAAACTGAAGAACTGTCGTGAAATTGATCTCTTCCGTGCTGCTGTCAGGTGGCTCCAGTACGACAAGTCCCGCCGGGCGCTTGCCAGTAGCGTGCTCTGCCATGTGCGCTTCCCACTCATGCGTTCCTCAGAGTTGGTGGATAGCGTTCAGACGGTGGACATCATGGTGGAGGACGTGCTCTGTCGCCAGTATCTTCTTGAGGCCTTCAATTACCAGATCCTTCCTTTCCGACAGCATGAAATGCAGTCTGTCCGAACGCTCATCCGCTCGGACGTTATGTCTCTTATTACCTTTGGTGGAACTCCATACACTGACAACGATCGCACTGTGAGCACTAAAGTGTATTATCTTCCAGACTCTGCTTCCCGACAGTTCAAAGAGCTGACAGAGCTGGAGACGGGGTGCAGCCATGCGTGTGTCGCCGTTCTCGATAACTTTGTGTATATAGTCGGAGGGCAGCAGTTGCAGTACCGGAGTGGGGAGGGAGCCGTCGACAGCTGCTTTCGCTATGACCCACACCTGAATCAGTGGCTCCGTATCCAGTCCCTGCAGGAGGCTCGCATTCAGTTTCAGCTGAGCGTGCTGCAGGGAAAGCTGTACACCACGGGTGGCCGCAATCGATCCGGCAGCCTGTCATCCGTAGAGTGCTACTGCCCCAAAAAGAACGAGTGGTCCTTCGTCGAGCCGTTGAAGCGCAGAATATGGGGTCACGCCGGCACCGCTTTCGGAGAACGGCTTTACGTGTCGGGTGGTTACGGCGTCTCTGTAGACGATAAAAAAACACTCCACTGCTACGATCCGGGATCGGACCAGTGGAACTTCCGAGCCCCCATGAACGAACCTAGAGTGCTGCACGCTATGGTCAGCACCCGCGATCGTGTGTACGCTCTGGGCGGTCGCATGGACCACGTGGACCGTTGCTTTGACGTGCTGGCGGTTGAGTATTACATTCCAGACAACGACCAGTGGACCACGGTCACGCCGATGCGAGCGGGTCAGTCGGAGGCAGGCTGCTGCCTACTGGATGGAAAAATCTACATCATAGGAGGATACAACTGGCACTTGAATAACGTCACGAGCATCGTCCAGGTgtacaacacacaaacagacgaATGGGAAAGAGATTTGCACTTTCCAGAATCCTTTGCCGGAATCGCTTGCACGCCGTTAAAACTCCCACAGAACGACACGCAAAGTTAA
- the klhl26 gene encoding kelch-like protein 26 isoform X3 has protein sequence MAESDGEFVPKHSQSGAMFTGGMRESTQDTIELKGLSARGLKHIIDFAYSSEVTLDLECIQDVLGAAVFLQMVPVVELCEEFLKSAMSVETCLHIGQMATTFSLSSLKESVDAFTFRHFLQIAEEEDFLHIPLERLIFFLQSNKLKNCREIDLFRAAVRWLQYDKSRRALASSVLCHVRFPLMRSSELVDSVQTVDIMVEDVLCRQYLLEAFNYQILPFRQHEMQSVRTLIRSDVMSLITFGGTPYTDNDRTVSTKVYYLPDSASRQFKELTELETGCSHACVAVLDNFVYIVGGQQLQYRSGEGAVDSCFRYDPHLNQWLRIQSLQEARIQFQLSVLQGKLYTTGGRNRSGSLSSVECYCPKKNEWSFVEPLKRRIWGHAGTAFGERLYVSGGYGVSVDDKKTLHCYDPGSDQWNFRAPMNEPRVLHAMVSTRDRVYALGGRMDHVDRCFDVLAVEYYIPDNDQWTTVTPMRAGQSEAGCCLLDGKIYIIGGYNWHLNNVTSIVQVYNTQTDEWERDLHFPESFAGIACTPLKLPQNDTQS, from the exons ATGGCGGAGTCGGACGGCGAATTTGTTCCGAAACATTCGCAGAGCGG AGCTATGTTTACTGGAGGCATGAGGGAGTCGACCCAAGATACCATTGAGCTGAAGGGCTTGTCTGCTCGGGGGCTCAAGCATATCATCGACTTTGCCTACAGCTCTGAAGTCACCTTAGACCTGGAATGCATTCAGGATGTCCTCGGGGCAGCTGTGTTCCTCCAGATGGTTCCAGTCGTCGAGCTCTGTGAAGAATTCCTCAAATCAGCCATGAGCGTGGAGACCTGCCTTCACATCGGACAGATGGCCACCACGTTCAGCTTGTCTTCCCTCAAAGAGTCGGTGGATGCCTTTACCTTCCGCCACTTCCTGCAGATTGCAGAGGAGGAGGACTTCCTGCACATTCCCCTGGAGCGGCTCATCTTCTTCCTTCAGAGCAACAAACTGAAGAACTGTCGTGAAATTGATCTCTTCCGTGCTGCTGTCAGGTGGCTCCAGTACGACAAGTCCCGCCGGGCGCTTGCCAGTAGCGTGCTCTGCCATGTGCGCTTCCCACTCATGCGTTCCTCAGAGTTGGTGGATAGCGTTCAGACGGTGGACATCATGGTGGAGGACGTGCTCTGTCGCCAGTATCTTCTTGAGGCCTTCAATTACCAGATCCTTCCTTTCCGACAGCATGAAATGCAGTCTGTCCGAACGCTCATCCGCTCGGACGTTATGTCTCTTATTACCTTTGGTGGAACTCCATACACTGACAACGATCGCACTGTGAGCACTAAAGTGTATTATCTTCCAGACTCTGCTTCCCGACAGTTCAAAGAGCTGACAGAGCTGGAGACGGGGTGCAGCCATGCGTGTGTCGCCGTTCTCGATAACTTTGTGTATATAGTCGGAGGGCAGCAGTTGCAGTACCGGAGTGGGGAGGGAGCCGTCGACAGCTGCTTTCGCTATGACCCACACCTGAATCAGTGGCTCCGTATCCAGTCCCTGCAGGAGGCTCGCATTCAGTTTCAGCTGAGCGTGCTGCAGGGAAAGCTGTACACCACGGGTGGCCGCAATCGATCCGGCAGCCTGTCATCCGTAGAGTGCTACTGCCCCAAAAAGAACGAGTGGTCCTTCGTCGAGCCGTTGAAGCGCAGAATATGGGGTCACGCCGGCACCGCTTTCGGAGAACGGCTTTACGTGTCGGGTGGTTACGGCGTCTCTGTAGACGATAAAAAAACACTCCACTGCTACGATCCGGGATCGGACCAGTGGAACTTCCGAGCCCCCATGAACGAACCTAGAGTGCTGCACGCTATGGTCAGCACCCGCGATCGTGTGTACGCTCTGGGCGGTCGCATGGACCACGTGGACCGTTGCTTTGACGTGCTGGCGGTTGAGTATTACATTCCAGACAACGACCAGTGGACCACGGTCACGCCGATGCGAGCGGGTCAGTCGGAGGCAGGCTGCTGCCTACTGGATGGAAAAATCTACATCATAGGAGGATACAACTGGCACTTGAATAACGTCACGAGCATCGTCCAGGTgtacaacacacaaacagacgaATGGGAAAGAGATTTGCACTTTCCAGAATCCTTTGCCGGAATCGCTTGCACGCCGTTAAAACTCCCACAGAACGACACGCAAAGTTAA
- the klhl26 gene encoding kelch-like protein 26 isoform X1 has protein sequence MAESDGEFVPKHSQSGMANKNSTLRCSFSAPSHSATLLQGLSVLRAQGQLLDVVLAVNEEHFQVHKAVLAACSDYFRAMFTGGMRESTQDTIELKGLSARGLKHIIDFAYSSEVTLDLECIQDVLGAAVFLQMVPVVELCEEFLKSAMSVETCLHIGQMATTFSLSSLKESVDAFTFRHFLQIAEEEDFLHIPLERLIFFLQSNKLKNCREIDLFRAAVRWLQYDKSRRALASSVLCHVRFPLMRSSELVDSVQTVDIMVEDVLCRQYLLEAFNYQILPFRQHEMQSVRTLIRSDVMSLITFGGTPYTDNDRTVSTKVYYLPDSASRQFKELTELETGCSHACVAVLDNFVYIVGGQQLQYRSGEGAVDSCFRYDPHLNQWLRIQSLQEARIQFQLSVLQGKLYTTGGRNRSGSLSSVECYCPKKNEWSFVEPLKRRIWGHAGTAFGERLYVSGGYGVSVDDKKTLHCYDPGSDQWNFRAPMNEPRVLHAMVSTRDRVYALGGRMDHVDRCFDVLAVEYYIPDNDQWTTVTPMRAGQSEAGCCLLDGKIYIIGGYNWHLNNVTSIVQVYNTQTDEWERDLHFPESFAGIACTPLKLPQNDTQS, from the exons ATGGCGGAGTCGGACGGCGAATTTGTTCCGAAACATTCGCAGAGCGG TATGGCTAACAAGAATAGCACGCTGCGCTGCTCCTTCTCCGCTCCCAGCCACAGCGCCACGCTCCTCCAGGGCTTGTCGGTTTTGCGAGCTCAGGGTCAACTTCTGGACGTTGTGTTGGCTGTAAACGAAGAGCATTTCCAGGTCCATAAAGCTGTGCTTGCCGCCTGTAGTGATTACTTCAG AGCTATGTTTACTGGAGGCATGAGGGAGTCGACCCAAGATACCATTGAGCTGAAGGGCTTGTCTGCTCGGGGGCTCAAGCATATCATCGACTTTGCCTACAGCTCTGAAGTCACCTTAGACCTGGAATGCATTCAGGATGTCCTCGGGGCAGCTGTGTTCCTCCAGATGGTTCCAGTCGTCGAGCTCTGTGAAGAATTCCTCAAATCAGCCATGAGCGTGGAGACCTGCCTTCACATCGGACAGATGGCCACCACGTTCAGCTTGTCTTCCCTCAAAGAGTCGGTGGATGCCTTTACCTTCCGCCACTTCCTGCAGATTGCAGAGGAGGAGGACTTCCTGCACATTCCCCTGGAGCGGCTCATCTTCTTCCTTCAGAGCAACAAACTGAAGAACTGTCGTGAAATTGATCTCTTCCGTGCTGCTGTCAGGTGGCTCCAGTACGACAAGTCCCGCCGGGCGCTTGCCAGTAGCGTGCTCTGCCATGTGCGCTTCCCACTCATGCGTTCCTCAGAGTTGGTGGATAGCGTTCAGACGGTGGACATCATGGTGGAGGACGTGCTCTGTCGCCAGTATCTTCTTGAGGCCTTCAATTACCAGATCCTTCCTTTCCGACAGCATGAAATGCAGTCTGTCCGAACGCTCATCCGCTCGGACGTTATGTCTCTTATTACCTTTGGTGGAACTCCATACACTGACAACGATCGCACTGTGAGCACTAAAGTGTATTATCTTCCAGACTCTGCTTCCCGACAGTTCAAAGAGCTGACAGAGCTGGAGACGGGGTGCAGCCATGCGTGTGTCGCCGTTCTCGATAACTTTGTGTATATAGTCGGAGGGCAGCAGTTGCAGTACCGGAGTGGGGAGGGAGCCGTCGACAGCTGCTTTCGCTATGACCCACACCTGAATCAGTGGCTCCGTATCCAGTCCCTGCAGGAGGCTCGCATTCAGTTTCAGCTGAGCGTGCTGCAGGGAAAGCTGTACACCACGGGTGGCCGCAATCGATCCGGCAGCCTGTCATCCGTAGAGTGCTACTGCCCCAAAAAGAACGAGTGGTCCTTCGTCGAGCCGTTGAAGCGCAGAATATGGGGTCACGCCGGCACCGCTTTCGGAGAACGGCTTTACGTGTCGGGTGGTTACGGCGTCTCTGTAGACGATAAAAAAACACTCCACTGCTACGATCCGGGATCGGACCAGTGGAACTTCCGAGCCCCCATGAACGAACCTAGAGTGCTGCACGCTATGGTCAGCACCCGCGATCGTGTGTACGCTCTGGGCGGTCGCATGGACCACGTGGACCGTTGCTTTGACGTGCTGGCGGTTGAGTATTACATTCCAGACAACGACCAGTGGACCACGGTCACGCCGATGCGAGCGGGTCAGTCGGAGGCAGGCTGCTGCCTACTGGATGGAAAAATCTACATCATAGGAGGATACAACTGGCACTTGAATAACGTCACGAGCATCGTCCAGGTgtacaacacacaaacagacgaATGGGAAAGAGATTTGCACTTTCCAGAATCCTTTGCCGGAATCGCTTGCACGCCGTTAAAACTCCCACAGAACGACACGCAAAGTTAA